In the Nitrospirota bacterium genome, one interval contains:
- the lpxA gene encoding acyl-ACP--UDP-N-acetylglucosamine O-acyltransferase, translating into MNRIHETAIIDPKAELGEGVTVGPYSIIEEHVEIGDGTVIDSHALIGKWTRIGNKCKISSFTSIGTPPQDISFAGEETRVVIGDRNTIREYVTLHRGTKKGGGITTVGSDNFIMAYVHIAHDCLIGNHVIMANAATLGGHVTVEDHALIGGLTGIHQFVRIGAYAMVGACSAVSLDVPPYVSAVGNRAELFGLNIVGLRRQGFDKARVQKIKKAYNILFRSKLQLKDAMINVLKEVPDSDDVERMVKFIKETRRGICR; encoded by the coding sequence ATGAATAGAATTCATGAAACAGCGATAATAGATCCTAAGGCTGAATTGGGCGAGGGGGTTACGGTCGGTCCCTACTCTATCATTGAAGAGCATGTTGAGATTGGGGATGGGACTGTTATTGACTCACATGCATTAATCGGGAAATGGACCAGGATAGGGAATAAATGCAAGATCTCATCGTTTACTTCAATAGGTACTCCACCGCAGGATATTTCATTTGCGGGTGAAGAGACAAGGGTAGTTATTGGGGACAGAAACACCATTCGCGAATACGTGACTCTTCACAGGGGAACAAAAAAAGGCGGCGGCATTACAACTGTGGGGTCTGATAATTTCATAATGGCATATGTCCATATAGCTCATGACTGCCTGATTGGAAACCATGTAATAATGGCAAATGCTGCAACCCTTGGCGGACATGTAACGGTAGAAGACCACGCACTGATCGGAGGACTGACAGGGATACACCAGTTCGTACGCATAGGTGCCTATGCAATGGTTGGCGCATGCTCTGCAGTGTCTCTTGATGTACCTCCATATGTATCTGCAGTTGGAAACAGGGCTGAGCTCTTTGGTCTAAATATTGTAGGCCTTAGAAGACAGGGATTTGATAAGGCACGTGTACAGAAGATAAAGAAGGCATACAACATACTCTTCAGATCAAAGCTTCAGCTTAAAGATGCAATGATTAACGTCCTCAAAGAGGTGCCTGA